In the Gemmatimonadaceae bacterium genome, one interval contains:
- a CDS encoding (2Fe-2S) ferredoxin domain-containing protein, producing the protein MPPTPAMEPYSRHVLICTGEFCSPDRRGRALYARLALLLQREGLLFGPARVKRGETPCLGVCAGGPIVVVYPEGVWYAGVTDELLERIVVDHLKHGRIVEEAVFHRLAFDS; encoded by the coding sequence ATGCCGCCGACGCCCGCCATGGAGCCCTATTCCCGTCACGTGCTCATTTGCACGGGCGAATTCTGCTCTCCCGATCGGCGCGGGCGGGCGCTGTACGCCAGGCTGGCCCTGCTGCTGCAGCGCGAAGGGCTGCTGTTCGGTCCCGCGCGGGTGAAGCGCGGCGAGACGCCGTGCCTCGGCGTCTGCGCCGGCGGGCCGATCGTGGTCGTGTACCCGGAGGGCGTGTGGTACGCCGGAGTCACCGACGAGCTGCTCGAGCGGATCGTCGTCGACCACCTCAAGCACGGGCGCATCGTGGAGGAAGCGGTCTTCCATCGGCTAGCTTTCGACTCCTGA
- a CDS encoding M14 family metallopeptidase: MFAIAAGAAWGCAPQTLVTASGSAPLPAAVDRALLPQTRAERSGYTETSRYADVVAFIDSLQKLGAPIAVGSIGRTTQGREIPYVIASRPLVRTAEEARRLGRPIAYVQGNIHAGEVEGKEVLQALVRDLVFEQRRNVLDSIVLIAVPIYNADGNEAVGPRERNRPSQNGPQLVGGRASALELNLNRDYVKAEAPETRGSLAMFREWDPDVFVDLHTTNGSYHGYALTYSPPLTPAAPLASYAQGVWLPLLRERMRARRGFETFDYGNFLTDERALAAPTQAAEGWATYDHRPRYSTNYYGMRNGIGILSEAYSHDPFARRVASTDAFVREILSLTAERAAEIERLRAMAAAQGAGQVVPIRSRLTRSPVVADVIVEDIVGTGDSSRTEPGVPRGRRRTGNFRAVKMPVFDRFDPTLSVNVRSGYVIVGDPPAVLKLLAAHGIAVERLASPRVAPLELFTIDSVIRAPRPFEGHREERVTGRWSTSTESIPAGSYFVATDQPLGRLAVYLLEPESDDGLVTWNHFPGLAAGSVFPVARIASGPGTPTTR, from the coding sequence GTGTTTGCGATCGCGGCAGGCGCAGCGTGGGGCTGCGCGCCGCAGACACTCGTCACCGCAAGCGGCTCGGCGCCGCTTCCGGCCGCCGTCGACCGCGCGCTGCTGCCGCAGACGCGCGCGGAGCGGAGCGGCTACACCGAGACCTCGCGCTACGCGGACGTCGTCGCGTTCATCGATTCACTGCAGAAGCTCGGCGCGCCGATAGCCGTCGGCAGCATCGGGAGGACCACGCAGGGACGTGAGATACCGTACGTCATCGCTTCGCGTCCGCTCGTGCGGACGGCGGAGGAAGCGCGAAGACTGGGCAGGCCCATCGCGTACGTGCAGGGCAACATCCACGCGGGCGAAGTCGAGGGAAAGGAAGTGCTACAGGCGCTGGTGCGCGATCTCGTGTTCGAGCAGCGGCGCAACGTGCTCGACTCGATCGTGCTCATCGCCGTGCCGATCTACAACGCCGACGGGAACGAGGCGGTGGGACCGCGGGAGAGGAATCGCCCCTCGCAGAACGGCCCGCAGCTCGTGGGCGGACGCGCCAGCGCGCTGGAGCTGAACCTCAATCGCGATTACGTGAAGGCGGAGGCGCCGGAGACGCGCGGGTCGCTCGCGATGTTCCGGGAGTGGGACCCCGACGTGTTCGTCGATCTGCACACGACCAACGGCAGCTACCACGGCTACGCGCTCACGTACTCACCTCCCCTCACGCCCGCCGCGCCGCTGGCGAGCTACGCGCAGGGCGTGTGGCTCCCGCTGCTGCGGGAGCGGATGCGCGCGCGCCGCGGCTTCGAGACGTTCGACTACGGCAACTTTCTCACCGACGAGCGCGCGCTCGCCGCCCCGACGCAGGCGGCCGAAGGCTGGGCGACGTACGATCACAGGCCGCGCTACTCCACGAACTACTATGGAATGCGGAACGGGATCGGAATCCTGAGCGAGGCGTACTCGCATGATCCGTTCGCGCGCAGAGTGGCGTCCACGGACGCATTCGTGCGCGAGATCCTCTCGCTCACCGCCGAGCGCGCGGCCGAGATCGAGCGGCTGCGCGCGATGGCCGCCGCGCAGGGTGCGGGCCAGGTGGTGCCGATCCGGTCCCGGCTCACTCGGTCGCCGGTCGTGGCCGACGTGATCGTCGAGGACATCGTGGGCACCGGCGACTCCAGCCGGACGGAGCCGGGTGTGCCGCGGGGAAGAAGGCGCACGGGGAATTTCCGTGCGGTGAAGATGCCCGTGTTCGACCGGTTCGATCCGACGCTGAGCGTCAACGTCCGCAGCGGGTACGTCATCGTGGGCGATCCTCCCGCGGTGCTGAAGCTGCTCGCGGCCCACGGCATCGCGGTCGAGCGACTCGCCAGCCCGCGAGTCGCGCCGCTGGAGCTGTTCACCATCGATTCAGTGATCCGCGCGCCGCGGCCGTTCGAGGGACACCGGGAGGAGCGCGTGACCGGCCGCTGGTCCACGAGCACCGAGTCCATCCCGGCCGGCTCCTACTTTGTCGCGACGGATCAGCCGCTCGGCCGGCTGGCGGTATATCTGCTCGAGCCCGAGAGCGACGACGGTCTCGTCACCTGGAATCATTTTCCGGGTCTCGCCGCCGGATCTGTGTTTCCGGTCGCGCGGATCGCGTCCGGGCCGGGAACGCCAACGACACGATGA
- a CDS encoding TerC family protein, producing the protein MWGWVGFNAVVLTLIAVDLLVFHRRPRHVSLKEAGAWSALWVGLSLTFSLFVFRFMGTTSGLEFLAGYLIEYALSVDNIFVFVLIFGYFRIPMQYQHRVLLWGIMGALLLRGAMIGAGAVLVSRFEWILYIFGAFLVFTGVRMALQKAGDQYDPEENPILRLVRKVVPVTPEYHGQKFFIRAPDETGAPRLTATPLFIVLVLVETTDVIFATDSIPAIFAITRDPFIVYTSNVCAVLGLRALYFVLAGIVDKFHYLKIGLSVVLVFIGLKMLGEQFVHIPIGVSLGVVALVLAVSVVASLRWPRHDLPSIPPLAKLGQHRHDEPAESRKDE; encoded by the coding sequence GTGTGGGGCTGGGTCGGCTTCAATGCCGTCGTGCTGACGCTCATCGCGGTGGACCTGCTCGTCTTCCACCGCCGGCCGCGGCACGTTTCGCTCAAGGAGGCCGGCGCGTGGAGCGCGCTCTGGGTTGGGCTGTCGCTCACCTTCTCGTTGTTCGTGTTCCGCTTCATGGGAACGACGTCGGGACTGGAGTTCCTGGCCGGATACCTGATCGAGTACGCGCTCTCGGTCGACAACATCTTCGTGTTCGTCCTGATCTTCGGGTACTTCAGGATCCCCATGCAGTATCAGCACCGGGTGCTGCTGTGGGGGATCATGGGCGCGCTGCTCCTGCGCGGAGCGATGATCGGAGCGGGCGCCGTGCTGGTCTCACGGTTCGAGTGGATTCTCTACATCTTCGGCGCGTTCCTGGTGTTCACCGGCGTGCGGATGGCGCTGCAGAAGGCCGGGGACCAGTACGATCCGGAGGAGAACCCGATACTCCGGCTCGTGCGGAAGGTGGTTCCGGTAACGCCCGAGTACCACGGCCAGAAGTTCTTCATCCGCGCGCCGGACGAGACCGGTGCGCCGCGGCTCACGGCCACGCCGCTGTTCATCGTGCTCGTGCTGGTCGAGACCACGGACGTGATATTCGCGACCGATTCGATTCCGGCGATCTTCGCCATCACCCGGGACCCGTTCATCGTGTACACGTCCAACGTGTGCGCGGTGCTCGGCCTGCGGGCGCTGTATTTCGTGCTCGCGGGGATCGTGGACAAGTTCCACTATCTCAAGATCGGCTTGTCCGTCGTCCTGGTGTTCATCGGCCTGAAGATGCTGGGCGAGCAGTTCGTGCACATTCCCATCGGCGTGTCGCTCGGGGTCGTCGCCCTGGTGCTGGCCGTCTCGGTGGTCGCGTCGCTGCGCTGGCCGCGGCACGACCTGCCCTCCATCCCCCCGTTGGCGAAGCTCGGACAGCACCGTCACGACGAGCCAGCCGAGTCCCGCAAGGACGAGTAG
- a CDS encoding proline dehydrogenase family protein, translating into MLRGALLYLSEQQQIFSFVRRNRLARAFANRFVAGETLDTAMSAVRSLNARGITASLDLLGESVHNEAEAKQTARQYAELLDRIASVGVDSNVSLKLTGMGLDVSGELCLLLMHEVLSRARDHATFVRVDMESSAYTQRTLDMFEDRLYPCFREHVGIVLQSYLYRTMADVEDAIRLRARVRLCKGAYKEPDTVAFPDKKDVDDSYVRAMRLLLTRGNYPGIATHDEAIIDETKRFAMEQGIAVDRFEFQMLYGVRRDLQDQLIEEGYRLRVYVPFGTQWYPYLMRRLAERPANVAFLTGSMLREMVGGVSRRRRKPRR; encoded by the coding sequence ATGCTTCGCGGCGCGCTGCTCTACCTCTCCGAACAACAGCAGATCTTCAGCTTCGTCCGTCGCAACCGGCTCGCGCGTGCGTTCGCGAACCGGTTCGTCGCGGGCGAGACGCTCGACACGGCGATGAGCGCCGTGCGCTCGCTCAACGCCCGCGGAATCACGGCGTCGCTCGACCTCCTCGGCGAGAGCGTGCACAACGAAGCCGAGGCGAAGCAGACGGCCCGGCAGTACGCCGAGCTGCTCGACCGCATCGCGAGCGTGGGCGTGGACTCGAACGTGTCGCTCAAGCTCACGGGGATGGGGCTGGACGTGTCCGGGGAGCTGTGCCTGCTGCTCATGCACGAGGTACTCTCGCGCGCGCGGGATCACGCTACGTTCGTGCGGGTCGACATGGAGAGCAGCGCGTACACGCAGCGCACTCTCGACATGTTCGAGGACCGGCTGTATCCGTGCTTTCGCGAGCACGTCGGAATCGTCCTGCAGAGCTATCTCTACCGCACCATGGCCGACGTCGAGGACGCGATCCGCCTGCGCGCGCGCGTCCGCCTGTGCAAGGGCGCCTACAAGGAGCCGGATACCGTCGCGTTTCCGGACAAGAAGGACGTGGACGACAGCTACGTTCGCGCGATGCGGCTGTTGCTCACGCGCGGAAACTACCCCGGCATCGCGACGCACGACGAGGCGATAATCGACGAGACGAAGCGGTTTGCCATGGAGCAGGGGATCGCGGTCGACCGGTTCGAGTTTCAGATGCTGTACGGCGTCCGGCGCGACCTGCAGGATCAGCTGATCGAGGAAGGATACCGGCTGCGCGTGTACGTCCCCTTCGGCACGCAATGGTATCCGTATCTCATGCGGCGACTCGCCGAGCGTCCCGCGAACGTGGCGTTTCTCACCGGCAGCATGCTGCGCGAGATGGTGGGCGGGGTCTCGCGCCGCCGCCGCAAGCCGCGGCGCTGA
- the rsgA gene encoding ribosome small subunit-dependent GTPase A gives MSGTLVGDVLGGTGGIWHVRTSDGEVREASLRGRLKKTTVTKIAVGDEVEVEQDPGGAWAISAIHPRRSRLARREPGSGYGERVVAANVDQVVVVFAAAKPEPHTRMLDRFLVIAEANELISRVVVNKVDLVPEAEAARTFADYERAGYAVHYTSTKTRAGLDTLHDSLAGLSSIFSGPSGVGKSSLLNAMFPGLNLRIGEISESVNKGRHTTVGAVMHPLPDGGYVVDSPGLREVGMWQLASDDLDRCFPEFRPYLGECRFGDCSHLVEPGCAVRDAVEAGKVSAARYDSYARLRAELEESPKKW, from the coding sequence GTGAGCGGTACGCTCGTAGGAGACGTGCTCGGCGGGACCGGCGGGATCTGGCACGTGAGGACGAGCGACGGCGAAGTGCGCGAGGCGTCGCTGCGCGGACGGCTGAAGAAAACCACCGTGACGAAGATCGCGGTTGGGGACGAGGTGGAAGTCGAGCAGGATCCGGGCGGCGCGTGGGCGATCTCGGCGATCCACCCGCGCAGGTCGCGGCTGGCGCGCCGTGAGCCGGGCTCTGGCTACGGCGAGCGCGTGGTCGCCGCCAACGTGGACCAGGTCGTCGTCGTGTTCGCGGCGGCCAAGCCGGAGCCGCACACGCGGATGCTCGACAGGTTTCTCGTGATCGCGGAGGCGAACGAGCTGATCTCCCGGGTCGTCGTGAACAAGGTGGACCTCGTGCCCGAAGCCGAAGCCGCGCGCACCTTCGCCGATTACGAGCGCGCGGGCTACGCGGTGCACTACACCAGTACCAAGACACGGGCGGGGCTCGACACGCTGCACGATTCCCTCGCCGGCCTGTCGTCGATCTTCAGCGGTCCGTCCGGAGTCGGCAAGTCGTCCCTGCTGAACGCGATGTTCCCGGGATTGAATCTGCGCATCGGCGAGATCAGCGAGTCGGTGAACAAGGGGCGGCACACGACGGTCGGCGCGGTGATGCACCCGCTGCCGGACGGCGGCTACGTGGTCGACTCCCCGGGATTGCGCGAGGTGGGCATGTGGCAGCTCGCGTCCGACGACCTGGACCGGTGCTTCCCCGAATTCCGACCGTACCTGGGCGAGTGCAGGTTCGGGGACTGCTCGCACCTGGTGGAGCCCGGCTGCGCGGTGCGCGACGCGGTGGAGGCGGGCAAGGTCAGCGCGGCCCGGTACGACAGCTATGCGCGGCTGCGCGCGGAGCTGGAGGAAAGCCCTAAGAAATGGTGA
- a CDS encoding OsmC family protein, with amino-acid sequence MPTTPQGDGNSAPPAATNTAQPPATVTVTWDGDQRFDAGRPDSETIHLDGRGKTGPSPVDALLGSIAACAGIDVVEILAKRRTPASSMRIEVTGERVTTIPKRLKHVTLHFQIEGAGIDRENAERTIDLSINKYCSVRSSLRPDVPVEWTLELVTSD; translated from the coding sequence ATGCCTACGACTCCGCAGGGCGACGGCAACTCGGCGCCGCCCGCCGCCACGAACACAGCTCAGCCGCCCGCGACTGTCACGGTCACCTGGGACGGCGACCAGCGTTTCGATGCCGGCCGGCCGGACAGCGAGACGATCCACCTCGACGGGCGGGGCAAGACCGGCCCCAGTCCAGTGGACGCTCTGCTCGGGTCCATCGCGGCTTGCGCGGGAATCGATGTCGTGGAGATCCTGGCCAAGCGCCGCACGCCCGCGAGCTCCATGAGAATTGAAGTGACCGGCGAGCGCGTCACGACGATCCCGAAGCGGCTCAAACACGTGACGCTGCACTTTCAGATCGAAGGCGCGGGCATCGACCGCGAAAACGCGGAGCGCACGATCGATCTCTCGATCAACAAGTACTGCTCCGTGCGCAGCTCGCTCCGGCCGGACGTGCCGGTAGAGTGGACACTTGAACTGGTGACTAGTGACTAG
- a CDS encoding amidohydrolase — MNALRAAHLVAGLVFGIALAGCAVAVTPREPATFAITNGRVWTGDNAHPWATALAVSGDRIVAVGSDADINALVGPDTRVIDARGGLVAPGFIDSHIHFLDGGRGLASVQLRDAATPAEFIARIKAFAATVPAGTWIIEGNWDHEQWGGELPRRDWIDSVTPNNPVWINRLDGHMSLANTAALRAANVTREVRDVAGGTIVRDAAGELTGLFKDNATSLVGRAQPPSSDVMNDRALDAAMAHVAEQGVTSVHHVGSWGDLAVFRRAHARGGLRTRIYAAVPLSSWARLRDTIAAAGTGDDWLRIGALKGFVDGSLGSHTAAFFEPFTDAPNDRGLLVNTPENLYTWTKNADSAGLHVLVHAIGDRAIALQLDVFERVARENGARDRRFRIEHAQHIAPRDFPRFAQLGVLPSMQPYHAIDDGRWADKVIGVERSRTTYAFRSLLEAGAALAFGSDWFVAPPTPLEGIYAAVTRRTLDGRNPGGWVPEQKITVEDALRAYTTGSAYAEFAEGKKGELSPGRLADIVMIDRDITRIAPESIRDARVMLTVVGGRVVFERGR; from the coding sequence GTGAACGCCCTGCGTGCCGCGCACCTCGTCGCCGGACTCGTTTTCGGAATCGCCCTCGCCGGTTGCGCCGTCGCGGTGACGCCGCGCGAACCGGCGACTTTCGCGATCACCAACGGACGCGTGTGGACCGGCGACAACGCGCACCCGTGGGCGACCGCTCTCGCTGTCAGCGGCGACAGGATCGTCGCCGTGGGCTCCGACGCCGACATCAACGCGCTGGTTGGTCCCGATACGAGAGTGATCGACGCGCGCGGCGGGCTCGTGGCTCCCGGCTTCATCGACTCGCACATCCACTTCCTCGACGGCGGCCGGGGTCTCGCGTCGGTCCAGCTCCGCGACGCGGCGACGCCGGCCGAGTTCATCGCGCGCATCAAAGCCTTCGCGGCGACGGTACCCGCGGGTACGTGGATCATTGAGGGGAACTGGGACCACGAACAGTGGGGCGGCGAGCTCCCGCGCCGCGACTGGATCGATTCGGTGACGCCGAACAATCCGGTCTGGATCAACCGGCTCGACGGGCACATGTCGCTGGCGAACACCGCGGCGCTGCGCGCCGCCAACGTCACGCGCGAGGTGCGCGACGTCGCGGGCGGGACGATCGTGCGCGACGCTGCCGGCGAGCTGACCGGCCTGTTCAAGGACAACGCGACGTCGCTGGTGGGGCGCGCGCAGCCGCCGTCGTCGGACGTCATGAACGATCGCGCGCTCGACGCTGCCATGGCGCACGTCGCCGAGCAGGGCGTGACCTCGGTGCATCACGTGGGCAGCTGGGGCGACCTGGCCGTGTTCAGGCGCGCGCACGCGCGCGGCGGGCTGCGCACCAGGATTTACGCGGCGGTGCCGCTCTCCTCCTGGGCCCGCCTGCGGGACACGATCGCGGCGGCCGGAACGGGCGATGATTGGCTGCGCATCGGGGCGCTCAAGGGATTCGTGGACGGATCACTCGGCTCGCACACGGCGGCGTTCTTCGAGCCGTTCACCGACGCACCGAACGATCGCGGGCTGCTGGTGAACACGCCGGAGAATCTTTACACGTGGACGAAGAATGCCGATAGCGCGGGACTGCATGTGCTGGTGCATGCCATCGGCGACCGCGCGATCGCGCTGCAGCTCGACGTCTTCGAGCGGGTGGCCCGCGAGAACGGCGCGCGCGACCGCCGCTTCCGCATCGAGCACGCACAGCACATCGCGCCGCGGGACTTCCCGCGGTTCGCGCAGCTCGGCGTGCTACCGAGCATGCAGCCGTATCACGCGATCGACGACGGGCGCTGGGCGGACAAGGTCATCGGCGTCGAGCGCTCGCGGACCACGTACGCTTTCCGGTCGCTGCTCGAGGCCGGCGCGGCGCTCGCGTTCGGCAGCGACTGGTTCGTGGCTCCGCCCACTCCGCTGGAAGGCATCTACGCGGCTGTGACACGCCGCACTCTCGACGGCCGCAATCCCGGCGGCTGGGTGCCGGAGCAGAAAATCACCGTGGAAGACGCGCTGCGCGCCTACACGACCGGCTCGGCGTACGCGGAGTTCGCCGAGGGAAAAAAGGGCGAGCTCTCGCCGGGCAGGCTCGCCGACATAGTAATGATCGATCGCGACATCACGCGCATCGCTCCCGAGAGCATTCGGGACGCGAGGGTGATGCTGACTGTCGTCGGCGGGCGCGTGGTGTTCGAGCGCGGCAGGTAG
- a CDS encoding dehydrogenase E1 component subunit alpha/beta, with protein sequence MATRAIPERKSAPRSEAPPALSREQLVAAYRNMLLSRKIDDKEVQLKRQNKIFFQISGAGHEAVLTAAGMLLKPAYDWFYTYYRDRALCLHLGVTPAEMLYEAVGAAIDPASGGRQMPSHWGHKDYNIVSSSSPTGTQFLQAVGCAEATLRARLIGITEGFQKDEVVYVSTGEGTTSEGEFWESLNTACNLKLPVLYLVEDNGYAISVPVEVQTAGGSVSQLVRSFPGLLVDECDGCDFLASYATLSRAVDHVRNRKGPALVHAKVIRPYSHSLSDDESMYRPAAERESDAARDPVTHFPKWLVEQDHATDEAIAKIQEEVDALILEATDDALAQPQPTEDTVHFGVYSPSVDPTSEQFDTEDDPQFSGDPTTMVDLLNACMKDEMRRDEKILLFGQDVADVSREEYAGKVKGKGGVFKVTWGLQKEFGGHRVYNSPLAEANIVGRAIGLATRGFKPVVEIQFFDYIWPAYMQLRNELATMRWRSNNNFSAPVVVRVTYGGYIRGAIYHSQTGASLFTHCPGLRVMCPATALDANGLLRTAIRCDDPVIFLEHKHLYRQTYNKSAYPGPNFMIPFGKARIVREGTDVTVVTYGATVQRALTAANAVADQGISVELIDLRSLSPWDRETVFASAKKTSRVIVAYEDSLSWGYGAEISAAIADECFAWLDAPVKRVASTDTFVGYAPQLEDAILPQVADFKRAYEEIAGY encoded by the coding sequence ATGGCCACCCGAGCAATCCCGGAGCGCAAATCCGCGCCCAGGTCCGAGGCGCCGCCCGCGCTGAGCCGCGAGCAGCTCGTCGCCGCCTACCGCAACATGCTCCTGTCGCGCAAGATCGACGACAAGGAAGTCCAGCTGAAGCGGCAGAACAAGATCTTCTTCCAGATCTCCGGCGCCGGGCATGAAGCGGTACTGACCGCCGCGGGCATGCTGCTCAAGCCGGCGTACGACTGGTTCTACACCTACTACCGCGATCGCGCGCTCTGCCTCCACCTGGGAGTCACCCCCGCGGAGATGCTGTACGAGGCAGTGGGCGCGGCGATAGATCCCGCCTCGGGCGGGCGGCAGATGCCCAGCCACTGGGGCCACAAGGACTACAACATCGTGTCCTCGTCGTCGCCCACCGGCACGCAGTTCCTGCAGGCGGTCGGCTGCGCCGAGGCGACGCTGCGCGCGCGGCTCATCGGAATCACCGAGGGCTTCCAGAAGGACGAGGTCGTGTACGTCTCGACCGGCGAAGGCACGACCAGCGAAGGCGAGTTCTGGGAATCGCTCAACACGGCGTGCAACCTCAAGCTGCCGGTGCTCTACCTGGTGGAGGACAACGGCTACGCCATCTCGGTGCCGGTCGAGGTGCAGACCGCCGGCGGCAGCGTCTCCCAGCTGGTCCGCTCCTTCCCCGGCCTGCTCGTCGACGAATGCGACGGCTGCGACTTCCTCGCGAGCTACGCCACGCTGTCCAGGGCGGTCGACCACGTCCGCAACCGGAAGGGGCCCGCGCTGGTGCACGCGAAGGTCATCCGCCCGTACTCGCACTCGCTGTCCGACGACGAGAGCATGTACCGTCCGGCCGCCGAGCGCGAGTCCGACGCCGCGCGCGATCCCGTCACGCACTTTCCGAAGTGGCTGGTGGAGCAGGACCATGCGACGGACGAGGCCATCGCGAAGATCCAGGAAGAGGTGGACGCGCTGATCCTCGAAGCCACCGATGACGCGCTGGCGCAGCCGCAGCCCACCGAAGACACCGTACACTTCGGCGTGTACTCGCCGTCGGTCGATCCCACCAGCGAGCAGTTCGACACCGAGGACGATCCGCAGTTCAGCGGCGACCCGACCACGATGGTGGACCTGCTGAACGCGTGCATGAAGGACGAGATGCGGCGCGACGAGAAGATCCTGCTGTTCGGCCAGGACGTCGCCGACGTGTCGCGCGAGGAGTACGCCGGCAAGGTCAAGGGCAAGGGCGGCGTCTTCAAGGTGACCTGGGGGCTGCAGAAGGAGTTCGGCGGCCACCGCGTGTACAACTCGCCGCTCGCCGAGGCAAACATCGTCGGCCGCGCGATCGGCCTCGCCACGCGCGGCTTCAAGCCCGTCGTCGAGATCCAGTTCTTCGATTACATCTGGCCCGCGTACATGCAGCTCCGGAACGAGCTGGCCACGATGCGCTGGCGCTCCAACAACAATTTCTCGGCGCCCGTGGTTGTGCGGGTGACGTACGGCGGCTACATCCGCGGCGCCATCTACCACTCGCAGACCGGCGCGTCGCTGTTCACGCACTGCCCCGGGTTGCGGGTGATGTGCCCGGCTACCGCGCTGGACGCGAACGGGCTGCTGCGCACCGCGATCCGCTGCGACGATCCGGTGATCTTTCTCGAGCACAAGCACCTGTACCGGCAGACGTACAACAAGAGCGCGTATCCCGGGCCGAACTTCATGATTCCGTTCGGCAAGGCGCGGATCGTCCGCGAGGGAACGGACGTCACCGTCGTGACCTACGGCGCGACCGTGCAGCGTGCGCTCACCGCGGCGAACGCGGTGGCCGACCAGGGGATCTCCGTCGAGCTGATCGACCTGCGCTCGCTCAGCCCGTGGGACCGCGAGACGGTGTTCGCCTCGGCGAAGAAGACCTCGCGGGTGATCGTAGCGTACGAGGATTCGCTCTCCTGGGGATACGGCGCCGAGATCTCCGCCGCGATCGCGGACGAGTGCTTCGCCTGGCTGGACGCGCCGGTGAAGCGGGTCGCATCCACCGACACGTTCGTCGGTTACGCGCCCCAGCTCGAGGACGCGATCCTCCCGCAAGTCGCCGATTTCAAGCGCGCGTACGAGGAAATCGCCGGCTACTAG